In a genomic window of Chryseobacterium sp. G0162:
- a CDS encoding tetratricopeptide repeat protein, protein MNENWEFQLQAIWQKLGTINNEEFIQQLKDHILLLVDSQAIADFEMACAFDSTGYEKEAEPLYRRALDLGLSGLRRRRARIQLASTLRNNGKIEESIHILREEKANYSDELNDAIDSFLALSLSSAGQYKEALSLTLKAISQHLPRYNRSLYNYANALHKE, encoded by the coding sequence ATGAATGAAAACTGGGAATTTCAATTACAAGCTATATGGCAGAAGCTTGGAACAATAAATAACGAAGAATTTATTCAACAACTTAAAGATCATATACTCCTACTTGTAGATTCGCAAGCTATTGCAGATTTTGAAATGGCATGTGCTTTTGATTCAACCGGATATGAAAAGGAGGCAGAGCCCTTATATAGGAGAGCATTAGATCTGGGATTATCAGGTTTACGGAGAAGAAGAGCAAGGATTCAACTGGCAAGTACCCTAAGGAATAATGGAAAAATAGAAGAAAGCATTCATATTTTGAGAGAAGAAAAAGCAAACTATTCTGATGAGCTTAATGATGCTATCGACTCTTTCCTAGCTCTTTCCCTTTCTTCAGCAGGACAATATAAGGAGGCATTATCACTCACCTTAAAAGCAATTTCTCAACATTTACCCCGATATAACCGATCTTTGTATAATTACGCGAATGCTTTGCATAAAGAATGA
- a CDS encoding nucleotide exchange factor GrpE: MENQDINEESINNQEDNNIQNEATSQDNVTATPSAEELLAEEKDRYIRLYAEFENYKKRTSKEKIEFFQYANQDMMVSMLGVLDDFERALKEIAKNGNPSDLQGVELIYQKFKNKLTEKGLKAMDVNAGDSFNVDFHEAITQIPAPSEELKGKIVDVIETGYTLNDKVIRFAKVVTGN; encoded by the coding sequence ATGGAAAATCAGGATATCAACGAAGAAAGCATCAATAATCAGGAAGATAACAACATTCAGAATGAGGCAACGTCTCAGGACAATGTGACAGCAACTCCTTCTGCTGAGGAACTTTTGGCAGAAGAAAAAGACCGTTACATCAGATTATATGCTGAATTCGAAAACTATAAAAAAAGAACTTCTAAGGAAAAAATAGAATTCTTCCAATATGCCAATCAGGATATGATGGTTTCTATGTTGGGCGTTTTAGATGATTTTGAAAGAGCATTAAAAGAAATCGCTAAAAATGGAAATCCATCTGACCTTCAAGGGGTGGAGCTTATCTATCAGAAGTTCAAAAATAAACTTACAGAAAAAGGACTAAAAGCTATGGATGTGAATGCTGGTGACAGCTTCAACGTAGATTTCCATGAAGCTATTACTCAAATTCCTGCTCCATCAGAAGAGCTGAAAGGGAAAATCGTAGATGTTATTGAAACAGGATATACTTTGAATGATAAGGTAATCCGTTTTGCAAAAGTAGTAACAGGAAACTAG
- the proS gene encoding proline--tRNA ligase gives MAKLTSRSEDYSKWYNELVVKADLAENSGVRGCMVIKPYGYAIWEKMRDEMDKKFKETGHVNAYFPLFVPKSLFEAEEKNAEGFAKECAVVTHYRLKTDPDNPSKLIVDPDAKLEEELIVRPTSEAIIWNTYKNWIQSYRDLPILINQWANVVRWEMRTRLFLRTAEFLWQEGHTAHATKDEAIEEAEKMNKVYADFAENFMAIPVIQGLKTPSERFAGADETYCIEALMQDGKALQAGTSHFLGQNFAKAFDVKFTNKEGKIEHAWATSWGTSTRLMGALIMTHSDDFGLVLPPTLAPIQVVIVPIFKGEEQLAQISEVALEIQAKLKAKGISVKFDNDTQNKPGWKFAEYELKGVPVRIAMGPRDLENNSVEIARRDNLTKEVRSIEGLDSYIEDLLKTIQQDIYNKAANFRKDNITKVDTYEEFKKVLEEKGGFIYAHWDGTAEEEEQIKNETKATIRCIPLDDDIEEGISLISGKPSTRRVLFAKAY, from the coding sequence ATGGCAAAATTAACCTCAAGAAGCGAAGATTACAGCAAATGGTATAATGAGCTGGTTGTAAAAGCTGATTTAGCTGAAAACTCAGGAGTGCGTGGATGTATGGTAATCAAACCGTATGGCTATGCAATCTGGGAAAAAATGCGTGATGAAATGGATAAAAAATTCAAAGAAACAGGTCACGTTAACGCATACTTCCCGCTTTTTGTACCCAAGAGCTTATTTGAGGCTGAGGAAAAAAATGCAGAAGGTTTTGCAAAGGAATGTGCGGTAGTTACTCACTATAGATTAAAAACGGATCCTGATAATCCTTCTAAACTGATTGTAGATCCGGATGCAAAACTGGAAGAGGAACTTATTGTTCGTCCTACATCTGAAGCAATTATCTGGAATACTTATAAAAACTGGATCCAGTCTTACAGAGATCTACCTATTCTTATCAATCAGTGGGCAAACGTTGTCCGTTGGGAAATGAGAACCCGTCTGTTCCTTAGAACAGCAGAATTCTTATGGCAGGAAGGACATACTGCTCACGCTACAAAAGATGAAGCAATTGAAGAAGCTGAAAAAATGAACAAAGTATATGCAGATTTTGCAGAAAACTTTATGGCAATACCAGTCATTCAAGGATTAAAAACTCCTTCTGAAAGATTTGCAGGGGCAGATGAAACATATTGTATCGAAGCATTAATGCAGGACGGAAAAGCTCTTCAGGCAGGAACCTCTCACTTCTTAGGTCAGAATTTCGCAAAAGCATTTGACGTAAAATTCACTAATAAAGAAGGAAAAATCGAACATGCATGGGCTACATCATGGGGAACTTCTACCCGTTTGATGGGAGCTTTAATTATGACGCACTCTGATGATTTCGGATTGGTACTGCCTCCAACATTGGCTCCAATTCAGGTCGTAATTGTTCCTATCTTCAAAGGGGAAGAACAATTGGCTCAAATCAGCGAAGTTGCTCTGGAAATTCAGGCTAAATTAAAAGCTAAAGGCATTTCTGTGAAGTTTGACAATGATACTCAGAACAAACCGGGATGGAAATTTGCTGAATATGAATTGAAAGGTGTTCCGGTAAGAATTGCAATGGGACCAAGAGACCTTGAAAATAATTCTGTGGAAATTGCGAGAAGAGACAATCTTACTAAAGAAGTTCGTTCCATCGAAGGTTTAGACTCTTATATTGAAGATTTACTGAAAACCATTCAACAGGATATTTATAACAAGGCAGCCAATTTCAGAAAAGATAACATTACCAAAGTGGATACTTACGAAGAATTCAAAAAAGTTCTTGAAGAAAAAGGAGGTTTTATCTACGCACATTGGGATGGTACAGCTGAAGAGGAAGAACAAATCAAGAACGAAACGAAGGCGACAATCAGATGTATTCCTTTAGATGATGATATCGAAGAAGGTATTTCGTTGATTTCTGGGAAACCTTCTACGAGACGTGTATTATTCGCAAAAGCGTATTAA
- a CDS encoding DedA family protein, giving the protein MEDFNSWKDLLNPEFYIKMGGFWLILFIVFAETGLFVGFFLPGDSLLFVSGIYAVEIIKETFGSTGSDFLDTTILASGVALAAIIGNEVGYYFGRKAGPALYKRPDSMLFKKKYLYQAHDFFEKHGALAIIMARFLPVVRTFTPIVAGIVKMDKKEFLRDNIIGAVLWSFILIFAGHYLDKLFMEQFGINLKEKLEYIIIVIVLVTTLPVIIKFMFGKKEDFSKYENKDFE; this is encoded by the coding sequence ATGGAAGATTTCAATAGCTGGAAGGATTTATTAAACCCTGAGTTTTACATTAAAATGGGAGGGTTTTGGCTTATTTTATTTATTGTGTTTGCTGAAACAGGTCTTTTTGTAGGATTTTTTCTACCTGGAGATTCACTATTGTTCGTTTCAGGAATTTATGCCGTTGAAATCATCAAAGAGACTTTTGGTTCTACAGGAAGTGACTTCTTAGATACAACAATTCTTGCCTCCGGAGTAGCTCTTGCTGCTATTATTGGAAATGAAGTAGGATATTATTTCGGAAGAAAAGCAGGACCTGCTTTATATAAAAGACCGGACTCTATGCTTTTCAAGAAGAAGTATCTGTATCAGGCTCATGACTTCTTTGAAAAACATGGAGCGCTGGCAATCATTATGGCAAGATTCTTACCTGTGGTGAGAACCTTTACTCCGATTGTAGCAGGAATCGTAAAAATGGACAAAAAAGAATTCTTAAGAGATAATATTATTGGGGCCGTTTTGTGGTCATTTATCCTGATCTTCGCAGGACATTATCTTGATAAACTTTTCATGGAACAGTTTGGAATCAATCTGAAAGAAAAACTGGAATACATCATCATTGTTATTGTATTGGTAACAACGCTTCCGGTGATTATCAAATTTATGTTTGGAAAGAAAGAAGATTTCTCTAAATACGAAAATAAAGACTTTGAATAA
- a CDS encoding DUF808 family protein, with product MASGFFAILDDIAALMDDVAVTSKIATQKTAGILGDDLAVNAEKATGFLSSRELPVLWAITKGSFINKLIILPVAFLLNWLYKPAIEIILILGGLYLAFEGVEKIIEFLFHRSKKGHEVVKESKEEENSEASEKAKINSAIRTDFILSIEIVIIALGTVIQQEHPLLTQILTVTFVSFIATVGVYGIVALIVRMDDAGFKLIKKSHDKGFFSKLGHFLVKALPVIIKILGVVGTIALILVSGGIFAHNIHYLHELLPTWPAMLKEFTFGIVGGLAAVLVFTIGKAIYSLATKK from the coding sequence ATGGCATCAGGCTTTTTTGCAATTTTAGATGATATTGCAGCATTGATGGATGATGTAGCTGTTACCAGTAAGATAGCTACACAGAAAACAGCAGGAATTTTGGGAGATGACCTGGCTGTAAATGCAGAAAAAGCCACAGGCTTTCTTTCTTCCAGGGAACTTCCTGTATTGTGGGCTATTACTAAAGGTTCCTTTATCAATAAATTGATTATTCTTCCCGTAGCGTTTCTGCTCAACTGGCTTTACAAACCTGCCATTGAAATAATCCTTATTTTGGGAGGTCTATACCTTGCTTTTGAAGGAGTAGAAAAAATTATTGAGTTTCTATTTCACCGTTCTAAAAAAGGTCATGAAGTAGTGAAGGAGAGTAAAGAAGAAGAAAACTCAGAAGCTTCTGAAAAGGCAAAAATTAATTCCGCAATCAGAACAGACTTTATCCTTTCTATTGAGATTGTCATCATTGCTTTGGGAACGGTAATCCAACAAGAGCATCCACTTCTTACGCAAATTCTTACCGTAACTTTTGTTTCATTCATTGCAACGGTAGGGGTTTACGGAATCGTTGCTCTTATTGTGAGAATGGATGATGCAGGTTTTAAATTAATCAAAAAAAGTCACGATAAAGGATTCTTTTCCAAACTTGGACATTTTTTGGTAAAAGCGTTACCGGTAATCATTAAAATCTTAGGAGTGGTCGGAACAATTGCCCTGATTTTAGTCTCAGGAGGTATTTTTGCTCACAACATTCACTACCTGCATGAATTATTACCAACGTGGCCAGCTATGCTAAAAGAATTTACTTTCGGAATCGTAGGCGGACTCGCTGCAGTTCTTGTTTTTACAATAGGGAAAGCGATCTATTCACTGGCTACGAAAAAATAA
- a CDS encoding prolyl-tRNA synthetase has product MKRNIHKNLLGLLKSKGILAISGGLLLMSCGAQMGGYSETDGVYYDPNKDTLPEGVIINGGGNRVGDYYDYYQDSNVIQNAQTNSREQQNRYNEWSDVNANWGTATNSDWGMYAGSQTNYYDNSWGWGSPWGWYGGYSPYWGWNRGWGWGAGLSWGWGGSFGWGWGGSFGWGSPWGYGYSPYWGGFYDPFWGGYYGNPYWGYGGGYWGGYNRPYRRSGTDSGFRNSGINNAVYRTNTANTGFRSNGFRNTNDGGFRNSNSNGGFRDGNTGGFRNGNSGGFRNGNSGGFRSGDAGGFRNSNPQTRPNYQQSQPRYNNGGFRSNDSGGFRSGGGFNSGGGGGFRSGGSSGGGGGFRSGGFR; this is encoded by the coding sequence ATGAAAAGAAATATACATAAAAATTTGCTTGGTCTGCTAAAATCTAAAGGGATATTAGCAATTTCAGGCGGATTATTGCTTATGTCTTGTGGTGCTCAGATGGGAGGGTATAGCGAGACAGATGGGGTATATTATGACCCCAATAAGGATACGCTGCCAGAAGGAGTTATCATTAATGGTGGCGGAAATAGAGTAGGAGATTATTACGACTACTATCAGGATTCTAATGTGATTCAGAATGCACAGACGAATTCCAGAGAACAGCAAAATAGATATAATGAATGGAGTGATGTGAATGCCAACTGGGGAACTGCAACCAACTCTGATTGGGGAATGTATGCAGGCTCACAAACCAATTACTATGACAACTCCTGGGGATGGGGATCTCCTTGGGGCTGGTATGGAGGATATAGTCCTTATTGGGGCTGGAACCGTGGCTGGGGCTGGGGTGCTGGTCTTTCATGGGGTTGGGGCGGATCATTCGGCTGGGGCTGGGGAGGTTCTTTCGGATGGGGAAGCCCATGGGGTTACGGATATTCTCCTTATTGGGGAGGATTCTATGATCCGTTCTGGGGCGGTTATTATGGTAACCCATACTGGGGCTACGGAGGTGGCTACTGGGGTGGTTATAACAGACCTTATAGAAGAAGTGGTACTGACAGCGGCTTCCGCAATTCAGGTATAAATAATGCTGTATATAGAACAAATACAGCAAATACAGGATTTAGAAGTAACGGTTTCAGAAATACCAATGACGGTGGTTTCAGAAACTCTAATTCTAATGGTGGTTTCAGAGATGGAAATACAGGTGGATTCAGAAATGGTAATTCAGGAGGATTTAGAAATGGAAACTCCGGTGGTTTCAGATCTGGTGATGCAGGTGGATTCCGTAATTCTAATCCTCAAACAAGACCGAATTACCAACAATCACAACCAAGATATAATAATGGTGGTTTCAGATCTAATGATTCAGGAGGTTTTAGATCCGGCGGTGGATTTAATTCAGGCGGCGGTGGCGGCTTCAGATCTGGTGGTTCATCAGGTGGAGGCGGTGGCTTCAGATCCGGCGGATTTAGGTAA
- a CDS encoding OmpA family protein: MSLNVIDLIKGQLGPALVSQAASQFGESESGISKAIGGLLPAVVGGLANNADNPGVVDAITKASSSGILGNLIGGSSSNPIITNLLSSLFGDKVGGLVNSIASFSGISNNSAGSLLNLVTGATVGTVGKYAADNNLGASGISSLLNDQKGIISSLLPAGLSLASFGLGAENWFGQAKETVSSVTSTAKDNIAEGVATARENVSEGAREIREQFENNNNNNQGGGSIWKWLLPLLLLIAAGYFLWKQCEKKQTTTTMTSTSDSTGTHTDTVSATTSTPATTATPATKTDENIDLNGVMLKGYKGGMEDQMIAFLKSDGYKNAADDAALKDKWYDFDHVNFKMGSSTELETGSQGQLDNLVAILKAFPDAKIKIGGYTDKTGNEASNVKLSQARADHIKAALAKAGVGAQVLGAEGYGSKFAKVDAKASDAERAADRKMSVRFSK; the protein is encoded by the coding sequence ATGTCTTTAAATGTCATTGATTTAATTAAAGGACAATTAGGTCCCGCTTTGGTTTCACAGGCTGCATCACAGTTTGGAGAAAGCGAATCCGGTATTTCTAAAGCAATTGGTGGCTTATTGCCTGCTGTAGTAGGTGGATTAGCCAATAACGCAGACAACCCTGGCGTTGTGGATGCTATCACAAAAGCTTCTTCAAGTGGAATCTTAGGAAATCTAATAGGCGGATCGTCTAGTAATCCTATCATTACTAACTTATTATCTTCTCTATTTGGAGATAAAGTAGGCGGATTAGTGAATTCCATTGCCAGTTTTTCAGGAATCAGCAACAATTCTGCAGGTTCTTTGTTAAACCTGGTTACCGGGGCTACAGTAGGCACAGTAGGAAAATATGCAGCCGACAATAACTTGGGGGCTTCGGGTATTTCCAGCTTACTGAATGATCAGAAAGGCATTATTTCTTCTTTACTGCCGGCAGGTCTTTCTTTAGCTTCTTTTGGATTAGGAGCTGAAAATTGGTTTGGTCAGGCTAAAGAAACCGTTTCTTCAGTAACATCTACTGCTAAGGATAACATCGCTGAAGGTGTTGCTACAGCAAGAGAAAACGTGAGTGAAGGAGCAAGAGAAATAAGAGAACAATTTGAAAATAATAACAATAATAATCAAGGCGGAGGCTCAATCTGGAAATGGTTGCTTCCGCTTTTATTATTAATCGCAGCTGGATATTTCCTTTGGAAACAGTGTGAGAAGAAGCAAACGACAACTACAATGACTTCAACCTCAGACTCCACAGGAACACACACAGATACAGTTTCTGCAACGACATCCACACCAGCTACCACAGCTACTCCTGCAACTAAAACCGATGAAAACATCGACCTTAACGGAGTAATGCTGAAAGGATACAAAGGAGGTATGGAAGATCAGATGATTGCATTCCTGAAATCTGACGGATACAAAAATGCAGCTGATGATGCAGCATTGAAAGATAAATGGTACGATTTCGACCATGTAAACTTCAAAATGGGTAGCTCTACTGAATTAGAAACTGGATCACAAGGACAGTTGGATAACTTAGTAGCTATTCTTAAGGCTTTCCCTGATGCAAAAATTAAAATTGGTGGATACACTGATAAAACAGGAAACGAAGCTTCTAACGTAAAACTATCTCAGGCAAGAGCTGATCATATCAAAGCTGCTTTAGCAAAAGCAGGTGTTGGTGCTCAGGTACTTGGAGCGGAAGGGTACGGAAGTAAATTTGCTAAAGTAGATGCAAAAGCTTCTGATGCTGAAAGAGCTGCTGACAGAAAAATGTCTGTAAGATTTTCTAAATAA
- the dnaJ gene encoding molecular chaperone DnaJ, translated as MSKRDYYEVLEISKSASADEIKKAYRKMAIKFHPDKNPGDKEAEEKFKEAAEAYEVLSDDQKRARYDQFGHAGMSGNGGFGGGGFGGGMNMEDIFSQFGDIFGGGFGGFGGGGGGRQQVKGSNLRIRIKLNLEEMVNGTHKTIKVKKMKVAEGATSKTCPTCNGSGVQLKVMNTMFGQMQTQTTCSTCQGIGKVADKIPAGANAQGLIKDEEEITINIPAGARDGIQLNVRGKGNDAPFGGVPGDLLVIIEEEVDQTIKREGDNLHQELYVSFAEAALGTKKEIPTVGGKVKITVDPGTQSGKILRLAGKGLPSIDSYGKGDMFIHINVWTPQKLTKEQKDFFEKQMSSGEMVAEPSGKEKTFFDKVKDLFN; from the coding sequence ATGTCAAAAAGAGATTATTACGAGGTTCTTGAGATCAGCAAATCTGCATCTGCCGACGAAATAAAAAAAGCATACCGTAAAATGGCCATTAAATTCCACCCGGATAAAAATCCAGGGGATAAGGAGGCTGAGGAAAAATTTAAAGAAGCTGCTGAGGCTTACGAAGTATTAAGCGACGATCAGAAACGTGCCAGATATGACCAATTCGGTCACGCCGGAATGAGTGGAAATGGTGGTTTCGGAGGCGGAGGCTTCGGAGGCGGAATGAACATGGAAGATATTTTCAGCCAGTTTGGAGATATTTTCGGTGGTGGTTTCGGAGGATTTGGCGGTGGCGGCGGTGGCCGTCAGCAGGTGAAAGGTTCTAATTTAAGAATCAGAATCAAGCTGAACCTTGAAGAAATGGTAAATGGAACTCACAAAACCATTAAAGTAAAAAAAATGAAGGTGGCAGAAGGTGCCACTTCAAAAACGTGTCCTACCTGTAACGGTTCCGGTGTTCAGCTTAAAGTGATGAACACGATGTTTGGTCAAATGCAGACTCAGACTACTTGTAGTACTTGTCAGGGAATCGGAAAGGTTGCTGATAAAATTCCTGCCGGAGCTAATGCTCAAGGTCTTATCAAAGATGAGGAGGAAATTACTATTAATATTCCAGCAGGAGCAAGAGACGGCATCCAGCTTAATGTAAGAGGAAAAGGGAATGACGCTCCATTTGGTGGAGTTCCGGGTGATTTATTAGTCATCATTGAAGAGGAAGTAGACCAAACCATCAAGAGAGAAGGTGATAACCTTCACCAGGAATTGTATGTTTCATTTGCTGAAGCTGCTTTAGGAACGAAAAAAGAAATTCCTACAGTAGGCGGAAAAGTGAAAATTACCGTTGATCCAGGAACTCAATCCGGAAAAATTTTAAGATTAGCAGGAAAAGGTCTTCCAAGCATTGACAGCTATGGTAAAGGAGACATGTTCATTCATATCAATGTATGGACACCTCAAAAGCTTACTAAGGAGCAGAAAGACTTCTTTGAAAAGCAAATGTCCAGCGGAGAAATGGTTGCAGAACCATCCGGAAAGGAAAAAACTTTTTTTGATAAAGTAAAAGATTTATTCAATTAA
- a CDS encoding alpha/beta hydrolase, which produces MKKLILRYHFFVMGCISFLLQSCNTKFRVWVGPDGQQKIYNLKYGEHKRQKMDVFLPKDYAVDSPVILIVHGGAWTLGKKEHMIQIQKMLFQHKIPSINMNYRLVSQRKKITYKQQLEDIGSVIEKFNSLAEKAELQPNNYIILGESAGGHLALLYGYQHPDQIKKIISLSGPTDFYSPEYLNSFYSKYTSPTLQKVVGTKFDRKNFSEAFKEASPIANITHVPTLLFQGNHDFLVNQHQGIALDSALTRMDVPHKFIFMEKTGHAPRFFSKRKRDSIIYPNILDWIQKNH; this is translated from the coding sequence ATGAAAAAGCTCATTCTCAGGTATCATTTTTTCGTTATGGGATGCATCAGTTTCCTTTTGCAATCCTGTAATACAAAATTCAGAGTTTGGGTTGGCCCTGATGGTCAGCAGAAAATCTACAACTTAAAATACGGAGAGCACAAAAGACAGAAAATGGATGTTTTTCTACCCAAAGATTACGCTGTAGATTCTCCGGTTATTCTTATTGTACATGGTGGAGCCTGGACATTGGGAAAAAAGGAGCACATGATCCAGATTCAGAAAATGCTTTTCCAGCATAAAATTCCAAGCATCAATATGAATTATCGCCTGGTTTCCCAAAGGAAAAAAATCACTTATAAACAACAGCTTGAAGATATTGGTTCGGTGATTGAGAAATTTAATTCTTTAGCTGAAAAAGCAGAGCTTCAACCCAACAATTATATTATTCTTGGTGAAAGTGCCGGTGGACACCTCGCCTTATTGTATGGCTACCAGCATCCGGACCAAATTAAAAAGATCATTTCTTTAAGCGGTCCTACAGATTTTTATAGCCCGGAGTATCTGAATTCTTTTTATTCAAAATATACTTCACCTACTCTTCAAAAAGTAGTGGGAACCAAGTTTGATCGTAAAAATTTCTCAGAAGCCTTTAAAGAAGCCAGTCCTATTGCTAATATTACCCATGTTCCTACCCTTTTATTTCAGGGAAATCATGATTTTTTGGTGAATCAACACCAGGGAATTGCGCTGGATTCGGCATTGACCCGTATGGATGTTCCTCATAAATTTATCTTTATGGAGAAAACTGGGCATGCTCCCAGATTTTTCAGCAAAAGAAAAAGAGACAGTATTATTTACCCGAATATTCTGGATTGGATACAAAAGAACCATTAA
- a CDS encoding Nramp family divalent metal transporter, with protein MNFNLKSAWRKDKTSHSLSEVYSSIKVPKKASFWRKYLAFAGPGLMIAVGYMDPGNWATDIAGGAQFGYTLLSVILISNIFAVVLQHLSVKLGVVAERDLAQACRDHFNPTTNFILWVFCEIAIAACDLAEVIGSAIALNLLFHIPLTWGIVITTVDVLVILLLQAKGFRWIESIVGGLIFVILACFAYEIVISKPAFSEILGGLVPQKEIIQNPAMLYIAIGILGATVMPHNLYLHSSIVQTRDYTRDTEGKKEAIKFATLDSTVSLMLAFFINAAILILAAATFHTTGNQHVADIHDAYQMLTPILGASMASIAFAIALLASGQNSTLTGTLAGQIVMEGFLNIKLKPWLRRLITRLIAVIPALIVAILYGEQGTTELLVLSQVILSMQLSFAVVPLVMFTNDKAKMGEFVNKPFLKVCVWVISAIIIVLNLYLLYQTFTGQQ; from the coding sequence ATGAATTTCAATTTAAAAAGCGCCTGGCGAAAAGATAAAACATCACACTCTTTATCAGAAGTTTATTCTTCTATTAAAGTTCCTAAAAAAGCCAGCTTCTGGAGAAAGTACCTTGCGTTTGCAGGGCCCGGACTTATGATAGCTGTAGGATATATGGATCCGGGAAACTGGGCTACAGATATTGCCGGAGGGGCTCAGTTTGGATATACCCTACTTTCGGTCATTCTTATTTCCAATATTTTTGCAGTGGTTTTACAGCACTTATCTGTTAAGCTTGGTGTAGTGGCAGAAAGGGATTTAGCACAGGCCTGTAGGGATCATTTCAATCCTACTACCAATTTTATTCTCTGGGTTTTCTGTGAAATAGCTATTGCCGCCTGTGATCTCGCCGAGGTCATTGGTTCAGCGATAGCCCTAAATCTGTTATTCCATATTCCGTTGACCTGGGGAATTGTAATTACGACGGTAGATGTACTTGTTATTCTTCTCCTTCAGGCAAAGGGTTTCAGATGGATCGAAAGTATTGTAGGTGGACTTATTTTTGTAATTCTAGCCTGTTTTGCCTATGAAATTGTTATTTCCAAGCCTGCTTTTAGTGAAATTCTAGGTGGATTAGTACCACAAAAAGAGATCATTCAAAATCCTGCGATGCTTTACATTGCAATTGGTATTTTAGGAGCTACTGTGATGCCGCATAATTTGTACCTTCATAGCAGTATTGTACAAACAAGGGATTACACCCGTGATACGGAGGGTAAGAAAGAAGCTATTAAATTTGCCACTTTAGACAGCACAGTATCTTTGATGTTGGCATTTTTTATCAATGCTGCCATTTTGATCCTCGCAGCTGCAACTTTCCATACTACAGGAAATCAACATGTTGCTGACATCCATGATGCTTACCAAATGCTAACTCCAATTTTAGGAGCTTCAATGGCCAGTATTGCATTTGCAATTGCGTTATTGGCTTCCGGGCAAAATTCTACCCTTACAGGAACTTTAGCAGGTCAGATCGTCATGGAAGGTTTTTTAAATATTAAATTAAAACCATGGCTACGAAGATTGATCACAAGACTTATTGCAGTTATTCCTGCATTAATTGTTGCTATTCTTTATGGAGAGCAGGGAACAACAGAATTATTGGTTTTAAGCCAGGTTATTTTATCAATGCAGTTAAGTTTTGCCGTAGTTCCGTTAGTCATGTTCACCAATGACAAAGCTAAAATGGGTGAATTTGTGAATAAACCGTTCTTAAAGGTTTGTGTTTGGGTAATCTCGGCAATTATCATTGTTTTAAACCTATACCTGTTGTATCAGACGTTTACAGGACAGCAATAA